From Helicoverpa armigera isolate CAAS_96S chromosome 29, ASM3070526v1, whole genome shotgun sequence, the proteins below share one genomic window:
- the LOC110381116 gene encoding NADH-ubiquinone oxidoreductase 49 kDa subunit translates to MASLINVLLRKSKNLGQTVALTKNLPALYNVNSQRKAHRWMPDEEYVKQFEGAVMYPDEVTSLLKHPPYNGIITPGEKQVRNMVLNFGPQHPAAHGVLRLVLELDGETVRAADPHIGLLHRGTEKLIEYKTYTQALPYFDRLDYVSMMCNEQCYSLAVEKLLNIDIPLRAKYIRTLFAEITRILNHIMAVGTHALDVGALTPFFWLFEEREKMMEFYERVSGARMHAAYIRPGGVSLDMPLGLMDDIYEFAAKFAERLDEVEDVLTTNRIWVQRTKDIGVVTAQDALNYGFSGVMLRGSGIKWDLRKSQPYDAYHLVDFDVPIGTNGDCYDRYLCRVEEMRQSLRIIDQCLNQMPPGEIKTDDAKLTPPSREEMKTSMEALIHHFKLFTQGYQVPPGSTYTAVEAPKGEFGIYLVSDGGSKPYRCKIKAPGFAHLAALEKIGKNSMLADIVAIIGTLDVVFGEIDR, encoded by the exons ATGGCCTCTTTAATCAATGTTTTGCTGCGAAAATCGAAAAATTTAGGCCAAACCGTAGCCCTTACAAAGAATTTGCCAGCACTTTACAATGTGAA CAGCCAACGTAAGGCCCACAGATGGATGCCGGACGAGGAGTACGTGAAGCAGTTCGAGGGAGCCGTCATGTACCCTGATGAGGTCACCTCCTTGCTGAAACATCCTCCTTACAACG GTATTATCACTCCTGGTGAGAAGCAGGTCCGCAACATGGTGCTGAACTTCGGACCACAGCACCCGGCTGCCCACGGAGTGCTGCGTCTCGTACTTGAGTTAGACGGAGAG ACGGTCCGTGCCGCAGACCCCCACATCGGGCTCCTGCACCGAGGCACAGAGAAACTCATAGAATACAAGACCTACACCCAGGCTCTGCCCTACTTCGACCGGCTGGACTATGTCTCCATGATGTGCAACGAGCAGTGCTACAGCCTGGCAGTCGAGAAACTGCTCAACATCGATATTCCTCTGCGGGCCAAGTATATTAGAA CTCTATTCGCGGAAATAACCCGCATTCTAAACCACATCATGGCGGTTGGTACTCACGCCCTGGACGTGGGAGCCCTGACTCCGTTCTTCTGGCTGTTCGAGGAGAGAGAGAAGATGATGGAGTTCTACGAGAGAGTCAGCGGGGCTAGGATGCATGCCGCTTATATTAGGCCTGGAGGGGTTTCTCTT gACATGCCTCTAGGTCTAATGGACGATATATACGAGTTTGCGGCTAAATTCGCTGAGCGTCTAGACGAGGTGGAAGATGTCCTGACCACCAACAGGATCTGGGTGCAGCGCACCAAGGATATTGGCGTTGTTACCGCTCAGGATGCACTTAACTATGGATTCAG CGGCGTAATGCTCCGCGGTTCGGGCATTAAGTGGGACTTGCGCAAGAGTCAGCCGTACGACGCCTACCATCTCGTCGACTTCGACGTACCCATCGGTACTAATGGAGATTGTTATGACAG ATACCTCTGCCGTGTCGAGGAGATGCGTCAATCCCTGCGTATCATTGACCAGTGCCTCAACCAGATGCCGCCCGGGGAGATCAAGACCGATGACGCCAAGCTCACTCCACCTTCTCGTGAGGAGATGAAG ACATCAATGGAGGCTCTGATCCACCACTTCAAGCTATTCACGCAGGGCTACCAGGTCCCGCCCGGCTCCACGTACACGGCTGTGGAGGCGCCTAAAGGAGAGTTCGGCATCTATCTCGTGTCTGATGGCGGTTCTAAGCCTTATAG ATGCAAGATCAAGGCCCCCGGCTTCGCTCACCTCGCGGCATTAGAGAAAATCGGCAAGAACTCCATGTTGGCCGACATCGTCGCCATTATCGGAACATTGGACGTCGTGTTCGGTGAAATTGACCGATAA